CAACGTGACCCTGAAGACCGCCAGCGTCGACACCAACCATGCCGAGCGTGACAAGCACCTGCGCAGTGCCGACTTCCTCAATGTTAGCAAGCACGACACCGCCACCTTCGAATCCACCTCGGTCAAGTCCACCGGTGAAGGCAGCGCTGACGTTACCGGCAACCTGACCCTGAATGGCGTGACCAAGCCGGTGGTCATCGCTGCCAAGTTCATCGGTGAAGGCCAGGATCCGTGGGGCGGCTACCGTGCCGGCTTCGAAGGCACCACCACCCTGAAGCTGAAGGACTTCGACATCACCAAGGATCTCGGCCCGGCTTCGGAAAGTGTCGAGCTGATCATCTCGATCGAAGGCATCCGCAAGTAACGAAAGCGGCCGCTAGCGGTCACCGGATGTGCCCGCATGTTCAGCCTGCGGCAATAACGAAAACGCCACCCCATGGGGTGGCGTTTTTGTTGGCGCGGCCGCTTACTCTTCGCGGTTACGCGTCAGCAGTGCCGGCTTCTCGCCACGCGGGCGGGTGCTGTTGCTCAGCTCGTCAAGTTGCTCGGCGCTGGGGAAGCGGTCCAGGCGCGAGCCCTTGTGCATGATGATCGGCTGCTTTTCGCGCGGGTTGCGCACGGCTGCTTCGGTACGCGGCAGCTCGTCGCGGTCCAGCGAGGTGATGCGACCGTCATGTGCCGGTCGGCCACGGCCACCGCCAGTGCGGCCCTGGCCACCCTGGCGACGATTCTTGCCTGGCGTGGCCGGGGTGCCGGCAGCATTGCTGCGCGGCGGCCTGTTGCTGCTCTTGGCTTTCTGGCCCTGACCCTGAGCGGCGCCAGTGCCCGCAGCGGCAGCGCCTGGGCGGCGGCCACGGCCTTGCGGCTTGTTCTGTACCGGCACATAGTCGGCACGGTTGCCGAAATTGTCGATCTCGTCGTCGAGGAACTCTTCCGGATCACGATCCGGAGGCAAGGGCGGAATGGCCGGGGCGGCGCCACGGCTCTGGTTGCGCGGTTGCTGACCACGGCGATTCTGGCCCTGACCCTGCTGCTGCGGCTTGGCTTTCTGCTCCTTGCCGCTGTCCTTGCCCTTGTCTCGACGACCACCGCTGTTGCGCTCGCCCTTGGGCTTGTCGGCGCCTTCGGCTTTGGCCTTTTTCGGCCCGGCATTGCGCGGCTGGCGAGGTTCACGCACTTCCGGACGTTCCGCTTCCACGGCGCTGGCATCGAAGCCCAGCAGATCACCGTCGGGGATCTTCTGCTTGGTCATGCGCTCGATGCTTTTCAGCAGCTTCTCTTCATCCGGGGCGACCAGCG
This region of Pseudomonas wenzhouensis genomic DNA includes:
- a CDS encoding YceI family protein; translation: MLKNALAALVLGSALMGGQAMAADYAIDKQGQHAFVNFKISHLGYSWLYGTFKDFDGTFSYDAANPEASKVNVTLKTASVDTNHAERDKHLRSADFLNVSKHDTATFESTSVKSTGEGSADVTGNLTLNGVTKPVVIAAKFIGEGQDPWGGYRAGFEGTTTLKLKDFDITKDLGPASESVELIISIEGIRK